In Thermus aquaticus, the sequence GCCGGCTCCACCACGGTGACGTTCACCGCCTGGGGGCCCTTGCCGTTCTTGCCCGGCTCCACCTCAAAGGTGACGATGTCGCCCTCGTTCAGGGTGCGGAACCCCTTGGCGTTGATGGCGCTGAAGTGGACGAACACGTCCGTGTCGCCCTCGCGCTCAATGAAGCCGTAGCCCTTCTCCGCGTTGAACCACTTGACCCGACCCTTCTGCATACTGCTCCTTCTTCTTCCGAGCCCTCGCTCGTATCCGGGGATCTAGGGGTTGCTTTAGACCCATGGGGGCCACCCTAGGGCCACCCGGAATACCTCACTTTACCATAAGGGGGCTATTTGCGGAAGAACCCCTTAAGCTTCTCCCAAAACCCCTCGGGGGCCACGGACTCCCCCACCTCCTCGGCGTAGGCCCTGAGGAGCTCCCTGGCCCTCTTGGAGAGCTTCTTGGGCACGGTGAGCTCCACCTCCACCCGCAAGGCGCCCCGCCCCCCGGGGTGGGGGAGGCCCTCCCCTGGGAGCTCAAAGACCTCCCCGTGCCCGGTGCCCGGGGGGATGTCCAGGGGGATGGGGCCCTTTAGCCCCGGCACCTCCACCCGGGTGCCCAGGGCGGCCTGGGCCAGGCCCAGCCTCAGCCGGTAGATGAGGTCCGCCCCCTGGCGCTTGAGGTGGGGGTGGGGCTTGATGCGAAGGCGCACGTAGAGGTCCCCGGGACCGCCGGGACCCAGGTTGCCGTACCCCGGCACCCGGAGGAGCTGCCCCTCGTCCATGCCAGGGGGGATCCGCACCCGCACCCGCTCTTCCCGGGCCACCCGGCCCCGGCCCCGGCATATGGGGCAGGCCTCGGCCAGGAGGAAGCCCTGGCCCTTGCAATGGGGGCAGGCGGTGCGGTTCACCACCGTGCCGAAAAAGCCCCGGTGGTAGCTCTCCACCACCCCCCTTCCCCCGCAGGTGGGGCAGGCCACCCGCCTTCCCCCCTGGCCCCCGCAGGCCTGGCAGGGCACCAGGCGGCTATAGGCCACCTCCACCTCCTTTCCCTCCAGGAGGTCTTGGAGCTCCACCTCCACCACCGCCTCCAGGTCCTCCCCCCTGGGGGCCACGGGCCCGCGGCGGAAGCCGAAGACCTGGGCGAAGAGGTCAAAGAGATCTTCCTCCCGGAAGCTCTGGCCTTCCAGAAGCCCCCGGTCGTACCGGGCCCGCTTCTCGGGGTCGGAGAGGACAGCGTAGGCCTCGTTGATCTCCTTGAAGCGCTCCTCTATGGCCTTGTCCCCGGGGTGGCGGTCCGGGTGGTACTCCCGGGCCAGCCTGCGGTAGGCCTGCTTGATCTCCTCCTGGGTGGCCTCCCGGCTCACCCCCAGGATGGCGTAGTAGTCCTTCATCCACCTAGCACTTTACAAGGGACGGGCCCTTTGCTAAAGTGCCCAGTAATGAGGCTCCTGCGAGCTATCCGGTAGGGGGCCCCTTCCTTCGGGAAGGGCCCCCCCGGGTTTGCCCGCGGGGGCCTGAGTTTTTGGGAGGTTTGGCATGCTGCTTCTGACCCCCGGACCCACACCCATACCCGAACGCGTGCAGAGGGCCTTGCTCCGCCCCATGCGGGGGCATCTGGACCCCGAGGTCCTGGCGGTGAACCGGGCCATCCAGGAAAGGCTAAGGGTCCTCTTTGACCCCGGGGAAGGGGCTTTGGTGGCCGCTTTGGCGGGGTCAGGGAGCCTGGGCATGGAGGCGGGCCTGGCCAACCTGGATCGGGGACCGGTCCTGGTCTTGGTGAACGGGGCTTTTTCCCAAAGGGTGGCGGAGATGGCCCACCTCCACGGCCTGGAGCCCACGGTCCTGGAGTTCCCCCCGGGGGAGGCCGTGGACCCCGAGGCGGTGAAGAAGGCGCTTGCGCGCCGGCGCTACCGCATGGTGGCCCTGGTCCACGGGGAGACCTCCACCGGGGTCCTGAACCCCGCCCCCGCCATCGGGGCCCTGGCCAAGGAGGCCGGGGCCCTGTTTTTTCTGGACGCCGTGACCACCTTGGGGATGCTCCCCTTCTCTATGCGGGCCATGGGGGTGGACTACGCCTTCACCGGAAGCCAGAAGTGCCTCTCGGCGCCCCCGGGCCTGGCGCCCATCGCCGTGAGCCAGGAGGGGCTTCGGGCCTTCACCGGGCGGCGGGGCTGGTACCTGGACCTCGCCCGGGTGGCGGAGCACTGGGAGCGGGGCGGGTACCACCACACCACCCCTGTCCTCCTGCACTACGCCCTCCTCGAGGCCCTGGACCTGGCCCTGGAGGAGGGGATAGAGGCCAGGAAAAAGCGGGCGGAGGCGCTCTACGCCTGGCTACTGGAGGAGCTTGGCCTTAGGGGCTTTCGCCCTTACCCCAAGGAAAGCCCCCTCCCCACGGTCCTGGTGGTCCGCCCGCCCGAGGGGGTGGAGGCGGACCGGCTGGTGAGGGCCCTCTACGCCGAGGGCGTGGCCGTGGCGGGGGGCATCGGCCCCACCCGGGGGCAGGTGCTCCGGCTGGGCCTCATGGGGGAAGGGGCCAGGCGGGAGGCCTACGGGGTCTTCCTGGAGGCCTTGGACCGGGTTTTGGCCCTAGCGTAGGAAGAAGTAGGCGTAGACCAGGGCCAGGACCATGCGGTAGTAGGCGAAGGGCCGGAAGCCGAAGCGCTCCACGAAGCCCAGCATCCAGCGCACGGTGAGGAGGGCGGTGAGGAGGGCGGCCAGGAAGCCCAATAGGAGAAGCCCCCACCCCCCTTCCGGCACCTGGTGGCTGCTCTTTAGGAGATCGTAGCCCGTGGCTGCCAGCATGGTGGGGAGGGCCAGGAGGAAGCTGAACTCCGCCGCCGCCTTGCGCTTAAGGCCCAGAAGAAGCCCTCCCAGGATGGTGGCCCCGCTCCGGCTGGTGCCGGGGAAGAGGGCGGAAAGCCCCTGGAAGAAGCCGATCCAGGCCGCTCTAAAAAGGGGAAGCTCCCTGACATCGCCGTAGCGGGCCCTTTCCGCCAAGCGGTCGGCCAGGAGTAGGACCAGGCCCACAAAAAAGAGGAAGAAGACCACGATGCGGTCGTCCCCCAGGATGACCCCCTTGATGAGGGGGTAGAAGAGGAAGCCCATAAGCCCCGTGGGCACGAAGGCCACCCCGATGCGGAGCCAAAGGGCTCGGTCCGCCAGGAACCTCCTCCCGTAAAGGAGCAGGATGGCCAGGATGGCCCCCAGCTGGATGGCGATGAGGAAGGTCTTTAAGAAGGCGTCCTGTTCTATGGGCAGGCCCAGGAGGTGGAAGAGGAGGGTCAGGTGGCCGGTGGAGGAGACGGGGAGGAACTCCGTGAGCCCTTCCACCACCCCCAAGAGAAGGGCTTCCCAAGCGCTCATGGGCGCCATGCTACCATGGGCAAGGTGGAGGTGTCCGTCCTGATCCCCGCCGCCGGGCAGGGGGAGCGCCTGGGCCTGGGGCCCAAGGCCTTTTTGCGGGTGGGGGGAAGAACCCTTCTGGAGTGGGCCCTCCTGCCCTTCCAGGGGGCCAGCGAAGTCCTGGTGGCCCTGCCCCCCGGGGCCGAGCCCCCAAGGGGCCTCAGGGCCACCTTCCTGGAAGGGGGGAGAAGCCGCCAGGAGTCGGTGGCCCGCCTCCTGGAGGCGGCGAGCCTCCCTATGGTCCTGGTCCACGACGTGGCCCGCCCCTTCGTGAGCCGGAAGCTGGTGGAGCGGGTCCTCGAGGCCACCCGGAGGGAGGGGGCGGCGGTCCCCGTCCTACCCGTCCCCGACACCCTGGTCCGCCCCGAGGAGGCCCGGTACGGGGAGGTGCTCCCCCGGGAAGCGCTCCGGCTGGTCCAGACCCCCCAGGGCTTCTTCACCGCCCTCCTCCGGGAGGCCCACGCCTACGCCAGGAAGCGGGGGCTTACCGCCACCGACGACGCCCAGCTGGTGCGGGCCCTGGGCTACCCCGTGGCCCTGGTGGAGGGGGAGCGCACGGCCTTCAAGATCACCTACCAGGAGGACCTCCCCTTAGCGGAGGCGCTGGCGCGGGTATGGAACGCCTAGCCCCAGGCAAGGTCAACCTGGGCCTTTCCCTTCTGGGGAGGCGCAAGGACGGCTACCACGAGCTCCACACCCTCTTCGCTGCCCTCTCCTTTGGCGACCGGGTGGTGGTGGAGCCCATTCCTGAGGGCATCGCCTTCCAGGGACGCTACGGGCGGCGGAACCTGGCCTACCGGGCGGCGGAGGCCTACTTGGAGCGGGCGGGCTGGCCGGGGGGGGTCCAGATCGTTCTGGAGAAGGAGCTGCCCGAGGGGGCGGGCCTGGGCGGGGGGAGCTCGGACGCGGCCCAGGTCCTCCTGGCCCTGAAGGCCCTTTACCCGGCGGAGGTGGACCTCATGGCCCTGGCCCTCTCCCTGGGAGCGGACGTGCCCTTTTTCCTTATGGGGGGCGTGGCCGAGGCCAGAGGGGTGGGGGAGCGCCTGGAGCCCAAGGCCCTTCCCCAGCTGCCCGTGGTGGTCTATGGCCCGGGGCTTCGCCTGCCCACCCCCCTGGTCTACCGGGAGGTGAAGCCCCACGACTTCGCCCCCGAGCTCCCGGTAGAGGCGATCCTGAAGGCCCTGGCCCAGGGGGAGGAGCCCCCCTACTGGAACAGCCTCGAGGGCCCCGCCTTCCGCCTCCACCCTGAGCTTGGGGAAGTGAAAGCCCGGCTGAAGGCCCTGGGGCTTTACGGGGTCTTGATGTCGGGCTCGGGGAGCGCCTTCTTCGGCTTCGCCCGGGACCTGGAGCACGCTAAGGAGGTGGTGGCCCTGTTGCGGCGCACCGGCTACGCCCGCTACGGGACCATAGGAGGTGCCCATGGGGCTCCTTGAGGTTCTGGAGGACCGCTACGCCGAGGCCCTGGAGGCCTTGAAGTCGCTCCCCATCCGCTGGGACCGGGAGCGCTTCGCCTTCTGGCTCCGCCAGGACTACCCCTTCGTGGAGGCCCTCTACCGCTACCAGGCGGGGCTGCTTCTGGAGGCCCCCCAGGCCCACCGCGCTCCCTTGGTCCAGGCCCTCATGGCCACGGTGGAGGAGCTGGACTGGCTCCTCGCCCAGGGGGCGGACCCCGGCGCCCAGGTCCACCCGGTGCGCCGGGAGTACATAGGCCTTTTAGAGGAGATGGGGGGCCTCGCCTACCCTTACCGCTTGGTCTTCTTCTACTTCCTGAACCGGCTTTTCCTGGAGGCCTGGAACGCCCACGTGGAGGGGGAAGGCCCCTGGCAGGAGCTGGCCCAGCACTGGTCGGCCCCCGAGTTCCAGGCCCTCCTCTTTGACCTGGAGGTCATGGCCCGGGGGGCCCTCGAGGGGCTGGACCAGGAGGTGGTGGCCCACTACCTGAGGCGCATCCTGGAGATGGAGCGGAAGACCTGGAGCCTCCTCCTCTGATACCACCCCACGCTGGGAACCCCGGCAAAAGGCTTCTGGGGACCTTACCAGGGCGGGTGGGCCGAAAGAAAGGGGAAACAAGAGCAAGGGCATGAGTACCTAGAGGCTGTCGTAAAAGTCCTCCAGGGGCAGTTACGCGGCCCTGGCTAGCCGCTTCACCAACAATCGTAGCATGCCCAGATAGACCCAGGCCTCGCTTACCCGAGGGTTCTCCTCATAGTCCTTGGCAAGACGCCGGTTCCGCCCCAGCCAGGCAAAGGTCCTTTCCACCACTCACCTCTTAGGTAAAGGCTTGAACCCACGCTCCCGCGGAATCTCCGGCACCTCCGCCCCCTCCCGCACCCAGACCCCCCGNNNNNNNNNNNNNNNNNNNNNNNNNNNNNNNNNNNNNNNNNNNNNNNNNNNNNNNNNNNNNNNNNNNNNNNNNNNNNNNNNNNNNNNNNNNNNNNNNNNNNNNNNNNNNNNNNNNNNNNNNNNNNNNNNNNNNNNNNNNNNNNNNNNNNNNNNNNNNNNNNNNNNNNNNNNNNNNNNNNNNNNNNNNNNNNNNNNNNNNNNNNNNNNNNNNNNNNNNNNNNNNNNNNNNNNNNNNNNNNNNNNNNNNNNNNNNNNNNNNNNNNNNNNNNNNNNNNNNNNNNNNNNNNNNNNNNNNNNNNNNNNNNNNNNNNNNNNNNNNNNNNNNNNNNNNNNNNNNNNNNNNNNNNNNNNNNNNNNNNNNNNNNNNNNNNNNNNNNNNNNNNNNNNNNNNNNNNNNNNNNNNNNNNNNNNNNNNNNNNNNNNNNNNNNNNNNNNNNNNNNNNNNNNNNATGCCGTTCTTCAGGACGTAAAGGATGACGTTCATGATCTCTCTTCTGGACACCTTGGCAGGCCGGCCGCCGGGCTTGGGGGCGGGGATGAGGGGCTCCAGGAGGCCCCACTCCTCGTCGGTTAGGTCGCTGGGGTAACATCGTCTAAGAGGCACCCTTCAAGGATACCACCCTTTTACGACAGCCTCCTAGGTGCCCGCGCTTTGGTTTCGCAACATGGGGTGCCCAAGCCGGGGCTTTGGAAGGGCTTTTCTGGGGCCCAGCGGCGGGGGCTTTAGTTCAGCTCCTCCCCCCAGGCCTCCTCAAAGAGGCGCTTGGCCTCCTGCACCGTGATCTCCAGGGTCTGGGACACCTCCTCCGCCAGGAGGCAGATGGCCCGCCTCAGGGCCTGGCGGTCCAGGTCCGGCAGGCCCCGCTCCAGCTCCCAGGCCCTCAGCTGGCCCGCCATCTGGGCGATGCGGTAAGGGTTTCCGTCCGCCAGGATCTCGCTAGTCTTGCGGTGCCGGGCGGCCCACTGCTTGGGAAGGGGCATGCGGCCGTTTTTAAGGAGGTCCAGAATCACCGGGACCTCCTCGGGGGAGAGGGCCTTGCGCATGCCTACGCTCTGGGGGGCCTCCACGGGCACGTAGGCCTTGGAGCGGGAGCCGGGGAAGTCCACCTGGTAGTAGGCCCGGCTCACGCCGCTTATGCTCCTCTGGGCTATGCCCGCCACCACGCCGACCCCATAAGGGGGCAAGACCACCTTGTCGCCGGGACGGAACTCTTTCACGGCGCCACTCCTTTCCGGAGCACCAAAAGGAGGTGCTCCAAATACGCCTCCACCTCCAGCTGGGGGTTGCACCCCAAGGCGGCCATCACCGCGGCCGTGGCCTTGGGCGAAAGCTCGGGGCGCACCGCCCCCTCCTCCTGGCCGCTTTTCACCAGCTCCTCCAGAAGGTCCAGGTAGTGCTGGTGAAGCCCCTTGAGCCAAGGGGTGGGGTCCGCCATGGCCTCCCGGGCCACGGCCGCCCAGAGCCCCCTCCACTCCGCGATCCAGGCCAGGCGCTTTTGCAGAAGGCGCTCCAGCCGCACAAAAAAAGGCGCCCGCAGGCGCACGATCTCCTCCACCTCCCGGTAGAAGGCCCAGGTTCGCTCCTCCACCAGGGTTTTCAGGAGGTCCTTCTTGTCGCGGAAGTAGAGGTAGATGGTTCCCTTCCCCACCTCGGCCTTGCGGGCCACGTCCTCCATCTTCAGGCCGGAAAGGCCCTTTTCCCGGAGAACTTCCAGAGTGGCCTGAAGGATGGCCTCGCGTTTGCCCTTGGGCAAGGCCCCCGGAAGGGACACCATCGCGGCCACGCCCCCAAGTTTACCACAGCGCCCTTTTCCTTTCATGAGGAAGCGGCTACCCTAAAGGTAAGGAGGAGGTATGCGGCAGGGCTTCTTCGCCTTCCTCACCGCCGATCCTTTACGGGGGTCCTTGCGGGCCGTGGAGGCTAGGCTCCTGGAGGAGGCCCGGGGGGAGGCTCTTTTCCTGGTGCCCTACCCCTTGCGGGATCTGGCGGAGGCCTGGCGGCTGGCCTGGGGGAGCCTGGGCCTCAAGCGGGGCCGGGTCCTGTACCTTAGGCGGCGGGAAGAGGCCTTTGACCAGGACGTGGCCCGGGAGGTGGCGGAAAGCCCCCTGGTCCTCCTGGCCGCCGAGGGCCTGCCGGAGTTCTTGGACCTCATCCGGGGGAGTCTGGTCCTGGAGGCCCTCCTCTGGGTGCACCGCCAGGGGGGTGGGGTGGTGGCCCTGGGTGAGGCCGGGGGCCTTCTGGGGGAAGCCGCCTTCTACCCCCTCGAGGGCCAGGTGCGGGCCGCCTTGGGCCTTTCCCTCCTCCGGGGCCTGGCCCTTCTGCCCCGGGTGGAGGAGCGGGGGCGGTTTCTGGCCCTTTCCCAGCTGGTGGCCGACAACCCCGACCTGGTGGGCCTGGGGCTTCTGGAAAACACCGCCTTGCGCCTCCTTAAGGGCCTGGGGGAGGTCTGGGCGGGCGGGGTGACCCTGGTGGACGCCGGCGGGGCCGAGTTCACGGGCCGGGGGGTCCGGGGGCTTCGGGTGGACGTCCTCTCGGCGGGGGAGCGCTTTCCCCTGCCCGTCCTGTAGCATGGGAGCATGCCCTCGGGGCGGACGCACGAGGCCATCAACCTGACCCTTTTGGGTCTGGGCGGGGCCCTTTACCTGGCCCAGGGGGGCTCGCCGGAAGAGCCCAGGGCCCTGGCCTTCCTCCTGGGCTACCTGGCGGGCACCTTTCTCCTCTCCCCGGACCTGGACCTGGCGGAAAAGGGGGTGCGGGCCCAGGGGCGCTGGGGGGTCCTGGGGGCCCTCTGGCGGCCTTACGGCTGGCTCTTCCGCCACCGGGGCCTCTCCCACACCTGGATTCTCGGCCCCCTGACCCGTCTGGGCTACCTTCTCCTTCTCCTCTTCCTCCTCTATGGCCTCCTGAAGGGGGTGGCCGCCTTTATGGGGGCCTCGCTTGCCCTGGCCCTTCCTCCTCTGCCCAAGGAGGTGCTCCTTTTTGGCCTGCTGGGCTACTACCTCTCCCAGTGGCTCCACCTGGTGGCGGACGGCATCTGGCCCGACCACGACCTGAGGCGGCTCAAGCGGCCAAGGTAAGGCGGTTTACACACCCCCGCCTCCCGGGGTGCAGAATGGCCTTATGAGGAAAATCTGGCCTTTGGCTCTACTCTTTCTCTTGGGCCTGGCCCAGGCGGTGGGCCTAGGGGAGCGCATCCCCGACTTCGCCCTTCTGGACCCGGCGGGGAAGCCTATCACCCGGGACACCATGAAAAAGCCCGCCGTCATCGTCTTCTGGGCCAGCTGGTGCCCGGTGTGCAAGGCCGAGTTTCCCGGGCTCCACAAAGTGGCCGAGGAGACCAAGGTGCCCTTTTACGTCATCAGCCGCGAGCCCAAGGACACCAAGGAGCTGGTCCTCACCTACATGAAGGCCTACCCTCGCTTCATCCCCCTTCTGGCCTCGGCCAAGGATAAGCCCCACGAGGTGGCGGCCCGCTTTAAGGTGCCGGGCCAGCCCTGGACCTTTGTGGTGGACCAGGGGGCCAGGGTGGTGGCCTTCTTCGCCGGGCGGGCGGGGCGGGAGGCCCTTTTAGACGCCCTCCTGTTGGCCGGGGTGGAGCTCCCATAGCTCCGCCTGCCGGGCTTCCCCCTGGGGGGTGAGGCGGAGGAGGAAGTCCGCTTCCAGGTCCTCGGGCCTGCCCCACTCCACCAGGGTGAGGCGGGCTTCTTCCTGGGCGGCCAGGAGGTGGGGCAGGAGGGCCTTGGGGTCTTTCAGGCGGTAGAGGTCGGCGTGGACCAGGGGGCCCTCCGGGGTGGGGTAGGTGTGGATGAGGGTGTAGGTGGGGCTGGTGACCCGGCCCGGGAAGCCCAAGGCCTCGGCCAGGAAGCGGACGAAGGTGGTCTTGCCTGCCCCCAGGGGGCCTTCCAGGGCCACCACCGCCCCCCGGGGCAGGAGGGGGAGGACCTCCCGGGCCAGGGCCCGGGTGTCCTCGAGGGCCTTTAGGGTGCGCTCAAGGAGAAGCCGCATAAAGGAAAAAGGCCCCGCAGGGCCTTCTGGTGCCGGGAGCGGGACTTGAACCCGCACGCCCTTGCGGGCACCACCCCCTCAAGATGGCGTGTCTACCAGTTCCACCATCCCGGCAGGGCGCGCCTTAGGCGCAAGCTTCAGTTTAGCAAAAGCCCTCCCCTTGTCAAGGTGCGCCTTCGGGACATTTGTCCCTTGGACTTTGCGCTATGGTACCCGTGAAAAGCACGCGCTAAGGGGTAGGCATGGAGAGCGCCCTTCCGCTTATGGATCTCCCCGGGCCCTTGATGGAACTCGTAGGACCTCTCCCGTAGCCTTAGCCCTTAAGACCGGAGGTGGTATGCGGCGACGAAACCGCTGGGTCAAGACCCTCTTCTGGGGCACAGTGCTGGGGATCTTCGCCCTTTTGCTGGTGGTCTTCTCCGGGGTGGCGGTGGGGGCCTTTGAGCAAAGGACCTTACCTGTGGACCAGCCCGTCCCCTTCAGCCACGCCTTTCACGCCGGTGGGCTTGGCCTTTCCTGCCGCTACTGCCACCCTTCCGTGGAGAGGGCGGCCTACGCGGGGCTTCCCCCCACCGAGACCTGCATGACCTGCCACACCTTTATCAAGGCCGACAGCCCCAACCTGGCCCTGGTGCGCAAGAGCTGGGAGACCGGGGAGCCCATCCGCTGGAACCGGGTCATCAACCTCCCCGACTTCGTCTACTTCCACCACGGGGCCCACGTGGCCAAGGGGGTGGGGTGCGCCGAGTGCCACGGCCGGGTGGACCAGATGACCGTGGTCTACCAGCCCCAGGCCTTCACCATGAAGTTCTGCCTCTCCTGCCACCGCAACCCCGAGGCCCACCTGAGGCCCAGGGAGCAGGTCTTCAACATGGCCTATGAGCCTGACCCTGAGCTCGGCAAGAAGCTCAAGGAGGCCTACGCCATCCGCTCGGCCGAGGCCCTGACCAGCTGCAACACCTGCCACCGCTAGGAGGAGCGATGCCCGAGCGCGGATACGGAGAATCTCTGGAAAAGGAGCTCTTCCGGGAGGAGTTCCCCTTCGGCCCCGTGAGCCGGAGGGGGTTTTTGGCCCTGGGGCTCCTCACCCTGGCCGCCTGCACCCCGGTGGTGCGGCGCCAGGGGGTACCCTACGTGCGCCAGCCCGAGTGGGTGGTGGAGGGGGGGAGGGCGGAGTTCGTCACCGCCGTGCCCCACGCCGGCTTGGCCGAGCCGGTTTTGGTGCGCCACTACCAGGAAAGGCCCCTCTTCCTGGCCCCCCTCGAGGCCGCCATGAGCCCCTACCCCCTGGCAGGCCTCTACGCCCTCTACGACCCGGATCGCAAGGGGAAGGCCCCGGACTGGGAGGGCTTCTTGGCCGCCTGGCGCAAGGCCCTGGGGGAAGGGGAGACCCTCCTGGTCCTTCCCCGCCTAGCCTCGCCCCGCCTCGAGGGCCTTCTGGAAAGGGCCCAGGCCCGCTACCCCAACCTGAAGGTGGCCCGGTTTGAGGCCTGGAGCCTGGAAAACGTCTACCGGGGGGCGGAGATCCTCTTCGGCCAGAGGGCCTGGCCCGTCTACGCCCCGGAGAAGGCCGAGGTGGTCCTCCTCCTGGACGTGGACCTCCACGAGCACCCGGCGGGCTACCTCTGGTGGGCCGCCTTAAGTGGGAGGCGCATCCCTCCCATGAACCGCATCTACGCCGTGGAAAGCGGGGCGGGCCTTTTGGGGGCCATGGCCGACCACCGCCTGGCCCTGAAGCCCAGCGCCCTAGAGGCCTTCCTCCTGGACCTGGCCAAGGCCCTGGGCGTCCTCCCAGGAAGCCCCACCTCCTCCTATGGGGGCTTCCTCCCCGCCCTGGTGGAGGACCTCCTGCGGGGCGGCCTCCTCCTCCCTGGGGTCCACCTCACCCCCGCCGCCCAGGCCCTGGCCATGGCGGTGAACGCCAGGCTGGGGGCCCCGGTGCGCTACGTGCCTCCCCTGGAGAAGGAGGCGGCCACGCCCGGGGCCTTCCTGGAGGCGGAAAGGGCCGAGCGCCTGGTGTGGGCGGCCGAGGGGCCCCTGCCGGACCTGAAGGGCAAGGGCTTCGCCGCCTACCTGGGCCTCTACCCCAAGGAGGCGCCCTTCAGCCTCCCCCTGGCCCACCCCCTCGAGGCGGGCGGGCAGTACCGGGACGCCCTAGGCCGCCTCTGGCCCGCCCAGGCCCTGGTCAAGCCCCTCTACGGGGGCAGGAGCCTGGAGGAGGTTCTGGCGGGACTTCTCGGGGAGGACCTCCCCGCCCTCACCCCCGAGGAGAAGCGGGCCCTGGCCGAGGGGCGCCCCCTGGAGGAGGCGAGGCCTCTGGCCCTCGCCCCCAAACCCGGCCTGGAAGGCCGCCTCCCCCCCTTGAGGCAGGAGGCCCCCCTGGAGCTCACCCTCCGTCCCGACGCCAGCC encodes:
- a CDS encoding 4Fe-4S dicluster domain-containing protein, which translates into the protein MPERGYGESLEKELFREEFPFGPVSRRGFLALGLLTLAACTPVVRRQGVPYVRQPEWVVEGGRAEFVTAVPHAGLAEPVLVRHYQERPLFLAPLEAAMSPYPLAGLYALYDPDRKGKAPDWEGFLAAWRKALGEGETLLVLPRLASPRLEGLLERAQARYPNLKVARFEAWSLENVYRGAEILFGQRAWPVYAPEKAEVVLLLDVDLHEHPAGYLWWAALSGRRIPPMNRIYAVESGAGLLGAMADHRLALKPSALEAFLLDLAKALGVLPGSPTSSYGGFLPALVEDLLRGGLLLPGVHLTPAAQALAMAVNARLGAPVRYVPPLEKEAATPGAFLEAERAERLVWAAEGPLPDLKGKGFAAYLGLYPKEAPFSLPLAHPLEAGGQYRDALGRLWPAQALVKPLYGGRSLEEVLAGLLGEDLPALTPEEKRALAEGRPLEEARPLALAPKPGLEGRLPPLRQEAPLELTLRPDASLYDGRYRENPYLQELPRPLTRLVWDGALLMGEEEAEALGLLAEVRARERRADPRRPLLRVKAGGREALLPLWPLPGLAKGSLLAPLSHFFHPEGVAFPAEVAATGRDYPLVSTQYHGYLGEVEAVKVLAEEEALKAKPKEEKRLSFYPPWPQGEHAWAMSVDLSRCVGCGLCTLACQIENNIPVVGKEEVAKGREMHWIRIDRYFAEEGVLHQPVMCQHCEKAPCEAVCPVAATEHSTEGLNLMVYNRCVGTKYCSANCPYKARRFNFFPYAEAFIGQGDPRRAKESPLALLMNPEVTVRSRGVMEKCTYCVQRIEEARAQAAVEGRKIRPGEIKTACQEVCPGKAIHFGDLLDPEDPIQAHRQEGRHYALLEEANTWPRTTYLAHLKNKNPKLKEAEHGG